TCTCGCCAACATACCGAGACTTCAATGGTTCGTAGAAGCTCGGCCAACCCGTGCCGGATTTGAATTTTGTTTCGGAAGAAAACAATGGCAAATCACAACCAACGCAATAGTAAACCCCTTGCTTCTTGTTGTCCCAAAGCTCTCCGCTAAAGGCTCGCTCGGTCCCATGCTTCCGAGTCACATGAAACTGATCAGGAGTCAACAATTGCTCCCACTCGCTCTCACTTCGCTCAATCTTGGTCAAGTCGTATTCGATGGCTGCCTGGCTGGCATCACCGCCCTGATTCTCTTGCGCCTTTCCCACAGTTTTTTCCTCCTCGCCTTCCCCGTTTGAAACCTTGGTCAAATCAGCACTCGTCGAATTGGAAGACCCCGGCGTACTCGCTTGCTGGCAGCCCAGCAAGATCGATGCACTCAGGCAAGCGGCCAACAGAATCTGGCATCTCATTCGTTCAATTCCTCACTGTTTGTAGACCGTTCAAATTAGCTCGTCAGCTGATTATAGGCGCGACTCGCGACTCGGTAGAGACCGAATCACTTTCGGGACACAGAAAAGCGCAGCCAATCAGACATTTTTTTGAGCCAACCGGCCGGTTAACTCAACCGATTCAACTTTGAGACACGACCGGTCGCCACCCATTCGGCGACAAAAATATTGCCATGACCGTCGAAACAAGCATCATGGGGATGCACGAACCGCCCGGAATTCCAACGACTCTCATCACCACGAATCTGT
This region of Pirellulaceae bacterium genomic DNA includes:
- the msrB gene encoding peptide-methionine (R)-S-oxide reductase MsrB; translated protein: MRCQILLAACLSASILLGCQQASTPGSSNSTSADLTKVSNGEGEEEKTVGKAQENQGGDASQAAIEYDLTKIERSESEWEQLLTPDQFHVTRKHGTERAFSGELWDNKKQGVYYCVGCDLPLFSSETKFKSGTGWPSFYEPLKSRYVGETSDNTFFMRRTEVHCNRCDSHLGHVFEDGPQPTGLRYCINSASLTFKAPAEGDESSQDANPAP